One Pseudomonas sp. MH9.2 DNA segment encodes these proteins:
- a CDS encoding terminase small subunit, protein MALTDKKRRFADALLSGVSKSQAAIDAGYSVKTAPQAGSKLFKDQDVTGYLQRRSAPNAPPQKVKSEVKKVKSEVEKVNLDDALTLDAPTFDSRALLERIARDNEQLNPELAAKIALGLMPYDHPKKADFGKKDAKEADAQKAAKGRFGQSSPPPIQLRSVK, encoded by the coding sequence ATGGCATTAACTGACAAAAAGCGCCGGTTTGCTGACGCTCTCTTGTCTGGAGTGAGTAAATCCCAAGCTGCTATTGATGCTGGCTATAGCGTGAAGACCGCGCCACAAGCGGGCTCCAAGCTGTTCAAGGACCAAGACGTGACCGGCTACCTCCAGCGGCGCAGTGCACCAAATGCCCCTCCGCAAAAAGTTAAGTCCGAGGTTAAGAAAGTTAAGTCTGAAGTTGAAAAAGTTAACCTCGACGATGCTTTGACTCTGGATGCGCCGACGTTCGATAGTCGGGCTCTGCTTGAGCGGATTGCGCGTGATAATGAGCAACTGAACCCAGAGCTGGCCGCCAAGATAGCCCTAGGCTTGATGCCGTACGATCACCCGAAAAAGGCCGATTTTGGCAAAAAGGACGCAAAAGAAGCCGACGCGCAAAAGGCAGCCAAAGGCCGATTTGGCCAGTCATCCCCACCACCCATCCAATTACGCTCGGTGAAATAG
- a CDS encoding HNH endonuclease: MSRLTTLKSRMTQVEGRKLGTLTPAECAGGWGSGRGGRPWRRKRESILLRDKYTCQKCGVVTLDLEVDHIVNIAQGGNDDDANLQALCVPCHHAKTAAEAAQGGGW, from the coding sequence ATGAGTAGGCTGACCACACTCAAGTCACGAATGACCCAGGTCGAGGGCCGCAAGCTCGGGACATTGACTCCCGCAGAGTGTGCGGGCGGCTGGGGTTCAGGTCGCGGCGGCCGTCCATGGCGGCGTAAGCGCGAGTCGATCCTGCTGCGCGACAAGTACACCTGTCAGAAGTGCGGCGTGGTTACGCTGGACCTTGAGGTCGACCACATCGTCAACATTGCCCAAGGCGGCAACGACGATGACGCCAACCTCCAGGCGCTTTGCGTGCCCTGCCACCACGCCAAGACGGCGGCCGAGGCAGCGCAGGGTGGCGGTTGGTGA
- a CDS encoding phage holin family protein, which yields MVAILQAALCALIFIMIGLHYRPLPDSRYKPAISLMAWAACAITGMQFMSLVGRMVLHDDFADASWFNTAFYCLAAMLVWRAKGNVARILRLD from the coding sequence ATGGTTGCCATCCTACAAGCCGCGCTCTGTGCGCTGATCTTCATCATGATCGGCCTGCACTACCGCCCGCTCCCTGACTCACGCTACAAACCAGCGATCAGCCTCATGGCCTGGGCTGCATGCGCAATCACCGGCATGCAGTTCATGAGCCTGGTTGGTCGCATGGTGTTGCACGATGACTTTGCCGATGCGTCTTGGTTCAACACAGCGTTCTACTGTTTGGCTGCCATGCTGGTGTGGCGGGCCAAGGGCAATGTGGCGCGCATCCTGAGGCTTGATTGA
- a CDS encoding putative holin, which translates to MAEPSTGALAVAGVLGSVSLGAAFPEIDLAALVGAFGGAFFYVVFAKDITSWRRVGYLFAGWIGGYFGSAEVMGWAWTKTAGFSAFLCGAFCVVLLASVIEWMQTGAMPRWLQWFLSRFAGKEG; encoded by the coding sequence ATGGCCGAACCGAGCACGGGCGCCCTCGCAGTAGCTGGCGTGCTTGGCAGCGTGAGCCTGGGTGCTGCCTTCCCTGAGATTGACTTGGCCGCATTGGTCGGGGCATTCGGTGGGGCTTTCTTCTATGTCGTATTCGCCAAGGACATCACGTCGTGGCGGCGCGTTGGCTACCTGTTCGCTGGCTGGATTGGCGGCTACTTCGGGTCTGCTGAGGTCATGGGCTGGGCCTGGACCAAGACAGCAGGTTTCAGTGCATTCCTTTGCGGCGCCTTCTGCGTCGTGTTACTGGCCAGTGTTATCGAATGGATGCAGACCGGCGCCATGCCGCGCTGGCTTCAATGGTTCCTCAGCCGGTTCGCCGGGAAGGAGGGTTGA
- a CDS encoding antiterminator Q family protein, which translates to MNRNDRTVEDLLEHWGRWVVLGSGVSCCASRENDLHQPMITDDDALLMDSLVGRLRNRYAESGNVIIKYYTSRDTSLMVVGKKLGFGEEKTRQLWKAGVAWVDGALDFRRKAA; encoded by the coding sequence ATGAATAGGAACGACCGAACCGTTGAAGACCTGTTGGAACACTGGGGCCGCTGGGTCGTGTTGGGCTCAGGCGTCTCCTGCTGCGCATCCCGCGAGAACGACCTACACCAGCCAATGATCACGGACGACGATGCTCTATTAATGGATAGCCTGGTTGGCCGCCTACGTAATCGATATGCCGAGTCAGGCAACGTGATCATCAAGTACTACACGTCCCGCGACACTTCATTAATGGTTGTCGGTAAGAAGCTTGGGTTCGGCGAAGAGAAGACCAGGCAGCTCTGGAAGGCCGGCGTTGCATGGGTTGATGGCGCGCTTGATTTTCGTCGCAAGGCTGCTTGA
- a CDS encoding tyrosine-type recombinase/integrase, whose protein sequence is MSTAAVKITDAEIKRQAACTVRDLRDVENRGLYLRFTRDRARASWYLVRKGKWNLVGSFPDLSAKQVVAALPGIRLRIEAGANSTLSKWATTGELLDWFAERYSRDRSLSKKRKDTSASMLRRHLVPCLGEVALASIDKATLDIRLIWPMQQTVEIDYVRSAFQLLALAFRQAFKLRLISANPMQDIKFKDFSTAKVGIKASRLRGTQLQELLHHLAGVIESNPHDGMLAVMMLCHGTRIGESRLARWSHISLAEREWFVPSENTKTGVEHHLPLTDQVRQLLIWYRDKQQAAGYDGQFLFPGRGGEGLSEGRASAVFARVGKGEWTSHDLRKLARTCWADIGIDHLIGELLINHAMGHNVKVYVQSGVMARKRDALMKWNAHLDGRGFDLIHALTGFRFEDSDNQLQPTDGVLSGAVANTTIGEV, encoded by the coding sequence ATGAGCACCGCCGCCGTAAAGATCACTGACGCCGAAATCAAACGGCAAGCCGCCTGCACCGTCCGGGATCTTCGCGACGTTGAGAACCGCGGCCTTTATCTGCGTTTCACTCGGGACCGCGCCCGTGCGTCGTGGTACCTGGTGCGCAAGGGGAAATGGAACCTCGTCGGCAGCTTCCCTGATCTGAGTGCCAAGCAGGTCGTCGCGGCGTTGCCAGGCATTCGCCTTCGCATCGAGGCAGGTGCCAACTCAACACTATCCAAATGGGCGACCACAGGTGAGCTGCTTGATTGGTTCGCCGAGCGGTATTCGCGCGACCGAAGCCTGTCGAAAAAGCGCAAGGACACAAGTGCGTCGATGCTCAGGCGTCACCTCGTACCATGCTTGGGGGAAGTAGCCTTGGCCAGCATCGACAAAGCCACGCTGGACATCCGCTTAATTTGGCCGATGCAGCAAACCGTTGAAATCGACTACGTTCGATCCGCATTCCAGCTGCTTGCGCTGGCCTTCCGGCAGGCATTCAAGCTGCGGCTGATATCGGCAAACCCTATGCAAGACATCAAGTTCAAAGACTTCTCAACAGCAAAGGTCGGGATCAAGGCGTCCCGGCTGCGCGGTACCCAGCTGCAAGAGCTGCTTCACCATCTGGCCGGCGTCATCGAATCCAATCCCCACGACGGAATGCTAGCCGTGATGATGCTCTGTCACGGTACGCGCATTGGTGAATCCCGGCTGGCCCGGTGGTCCCACATCAGCCTGGCTGAGCGCGAGTGGTTCGTTCCCAGCGAGAACACCAAGACCGGCGTTGAGCATCATCTGCCACTGACAGACCAGGTGCGGCAATTGCTGATCTGGTACCGCGACAAACAGCAGGCCGCTGGCTACGACGGGCAGTTCCTGTTCCCCGGTCGCGGCGGTGAAGGTCTCAGTGAGGGCCGGGCCAGTGCGGTATTCGCTCGGGTAGGGAAGGGTGAGTGGACCAGCCATGACCTGCGCAAACTGGCTCGCACCTGCTGGGCAGACATAGGGATCGATCACCTGATTGGTGAGCTGCTGATCAACCATGCCATGGGCCACAACGTGAAGGTTTACGTCCAGTCGGGCGTGATGGCCCGCAAGCGTGATGCCCTGATGAAGTGGAACGCCCATCTAGACGGGAGGGGCTTTGACCTGATTCACGCATTGACCGGCTTTAGATTCGAAGATTCTGATAATCAGCTACAGCCCACGGATGGCGTGCTCTCTGGCGCAGTTGCCAACACCACCATAGGCGAGGTTTAA
- a CDS encoding endodeoxyribonuclease RusA — MTVVQELLLPWPPKVLSPNARTHWATKSRAAKTYRNACFLLCRAAGLPVPAGRALLSLEFIPPDRRRRDDDNCIAAFKSGRDGVAQALGIDDSRFVTQLQISAETIKGGAVRVRISDYVEAQA, encoded by the coding sequence GTGACGGTCGTTCAGGAGTTGCTGCTGCCGTGGCCGCCCAAGGTGCTCAGCCCCAACGCGCGTACGCACTGGGCCACAAAAAGCCGTGCCGCCAAGACCTACCGCAATGCTTGCTTCCTGCTGTGCCGCGCCGCTGGCCTGCCGGTGCCCGCCGGGCGTGCGCTGCTGTCGCTCGAATTCATACCGCCAGATCGCCGTCGCCGTGACGATGACAACTGCATCGCCGCGTTCAAGTCCGGGCGTGACGGTGTGGCGCAGGCCCTGGGTATTGATGACAGCCGATTCGTGACACAGCTGCAGATCAGTGCCGAAACCATCAAGGGCGGCGCCGTCCGTGTTCGCATTTCTGATTACGTTGAGGCTCAAGCATGA
- a CDS encoding DUF1364 domain-containing protein: MSKQTKLTKAARGRDCQVRIPGVCNGDPDTTVLAHFRMAGTRCGVGLKPNDLQGAWACSACHDAVDSRRNTDYNHHELRVMHLEGMVRTIDILVAEGKVAA; this comes from the coding sequence ATGAGCAAGCAGACGAAGTTGACCAAGGCTGCGCGCGGTCGTGATTGTCAGGTTCGCATTCCAGGCGTGTGCAATGGCGACCCTGATACGACCGTGCTGGCTCACTTCCGGATGGCGGGCACCCGCTGCGGTGTTGGCCTCAAGCCGAATGACCTGCAGGGTGCTTGGGCGTGCAGTGCCTGCCATGACGCGGTCGACTCGCGACGGAACACTGACTACAACCACCACGAACTCCGGGTCATGCACCTTGAGGGCATGGTGCGAACCATCGACATTCTTGTCGCTGAAGGGAAGGTGGCTGCGTGA
- a CDS encoding replication protein P has translation MKQVSVITTGLWAKVQTGEFIPAGEIVTPQVQEDLNRQTATVINGLFRELCSIFPAWKQAWPDMATYKAAKQQWMQGFLEAGIRSKEQLQFGLMRARQAAKDFVPNVGRFIEWCTPTAEMLGLPALAAAHREAIRNAHPGMAGQGKWTHDAVWHTAKECGFESLNKLETVLSLKLFERNYAITVRRLLAGLPLQSMPLALPDRIEARSTATFGNNALAELRALRAGGARG, from the coding sequence ATGAAACAGGTTTCCGTGATTACTACCGGGCTGTGGGCGAAAGTCCAAACCGGTGAATTCATCCCCGCTGGCGAGATCGTTACGCCGCAGGTGCAGGAGGATCTGAATCGCCAGACCGCTACGGTCATCAACGGACTGTTCCGCGAACTCTGCTCAATCTTCCCTGCGTGGAAGCAGGCATGGCCTGACATGGCGACGTACAAGGCCGCCAAGCAGCAGTGGATGCAAGGCTTCCTCGAGGCGGGGATACGTAGCAAGGAGCAACTGCAGTTCGGGTTGATGCGCGCTCGTCAGGCCGCAAAAGACTTCGTTCCGAACGTTGGCAGATTCATCGAGTGGTGCACACCCACCGCCGAAATGCTTGGGCTTCCTGCTCTGGCTGCTGCACACCGCGAAGCCATCCGCAACGCTCACCCAGGCATGGCTGGGCAGGGAAAGTGGACGCACGACGCGGTATGGCACACAGCCAAAGAGTGCGGATTTGAAAGCCTGAACAAGCTGGAGACCGTCCTGAGCTTAAAGCTGTTTGAGCGCAACTACGCAATCACTGTTCGCCGCCTACTTGCCGGGTTGCCGCTGCAATCGATGCCGCTTGCGCTGCCTGACCGGATCGAGGCTCGCAGCACCGCAACGTTCGGCAATAACGCCCTGGCAGAGCTTCGCGCCCTGCGCGCTGGAGGTGCCCGTGGTTAA
- a CDS encoding helix-turn-helix domain-containing protein gives MSWALQIAKADLPDSSARHVLLCLANYASADGRGTFPSANRLSEDTGLSERTVRYKLDLLREAGWIARGNQALAAVYIEQHDRRPVVYDLQLSRGANSAPRLKRGATDAAGCNLQQDGVQNSTERGAESAPKPPLNHQVTEEQLQREMLAVIAEQELKALEPTDDRQRFAMFAGWEPDAKGMADQLAIAGLPADSATAAQITSFKGFHVAKPSTVDSAAGWCFRLVAWVKRERVKTAGATAQGGADSFDDDDTDWVNGGSK, from the coding sequence ATGTCCTGGGCGCTACAGATCGCCAAGGCCGACCTTCCTGATTCAAGTGCACGCCATGTGCTGCTGTGCCTGGCCAACTACGCCAGTGCGGACGGTCGCGGCACGTTCCCATCGGCCAATCGCCTGAGCGAAGACACGGGCCTGTCAGAGCGCACCGTTCGCTACAAGCTGGACCTGTTGCGTGAAGCCGGCTGGATCGCTCGGGGCAACCAGGCTCTCGCAGCCGTCTACATCGAACAGCATGACCGTCGCCCTGTTGTATATGACCTTCAGCTGTCGCGGGGTGCAAATTCTGCACCCCGTTTAAAGCGGGGTGCAACTGACGCAGCGGGGTGCAACCTACAACAGGACGGGGTGCAGAATTCGACAGAACGGGGTGCAGAATCTGCACCCAAACCACCACTTAACCATCAAGTAACCGAAGAGCAGCTGCAGCGCGAGATGTTGGCCGTCATCGCCGAGCAAGAACTCAAAGCGCTCGAGCCTACCGATGACCGCCAACGCTTCGCCATGTTCGCCGGCTGGGAACCTGACGCGAAAGGCATGGCTGACCAGCTCGCCATTGCTGGCCTGCCTGCTGACTCAGCCACAGCCGCCCAGATCACTAGCTTCAAGGGTTTTCATGTGGCCAAGCCCTCCACCGTGGATAGCGCTGCTGGGTGGTGCTTCCGGCTGGTTGCCTGGGTCAAGCGTGAGCGAGTCAAGACTGCTGGTGCAACGGCTCAGGGCGGCGCGGATAGTTTCGATGATGACGATACCGACTGGGTCAACGGGGGTTCGAAATGA
- a CDS encoding phage antirepressor KilAC domain-containing protein produces the protein MNTITTSSNTGPGATHFAQIENVALPVTMSSREIADLVSSRHDSVKRTIERLAEKGFIGTPPVVEYLDGLGRPAIQYQVGKRDSFVVVAQLSPSFTATLVDRWQELEEQVARPFQIPATYAEALQIAADQAKENQHLQLVILQQAPKVAAIKRLAAAEGAICITDAAKHLQVRPKVLFDYLALNRWIYRRGGSSRWIGMEPRITSGFLVHKVTSLKPDTETGAERAAFQPLITPKGLARLAEKNIGASL, from the coding sequence ATGAACACGATCACCACTTCAAGCAATACCGGGCCCGGAGCGACACATTTCGCGCAAATCGAAAACGTGGCACTACCCGTAACAATGTCGTCGCGTGAAATTGCCGACCTTGTCAGCTCCCGCCATGACAGCGTGAAGCGAACCATTGAACGTCTGGCTGAAAAGGGCTTTATCGGTACTCCACCAGTGGTGGAATACCTAGATGGCCTTGGCCGTCCGGCGATCCAGTATCAGGTTGGCAAGCGAGACAGCTTCGTCGTCGTTGCTCAGCTCAGCCCTTCGTTCACCGCAACTCTGGTTGATCGTTGGCAGGAACTGGAAGAGCAGGTTGCACGCCCATTTCAAATTCCAGCGACTTACGCCGAAGCGCTCCAGATCGCTGCCGACCAGGCGAAAGAAAACCAGCACCTACAACTGGTCATCCTGCAGCAGGCCCCCAAGGTCGCCGCAATCAAGCGTCTTGCTGCCGCCGAGGGCGCGATCTGTATCACTGATGCCGCCAAGCATTTACAGGTCCGCCCCAAGGTTCTGTTCGACTACCTGGCGCTGAATCGGTGGATCTATCGTCGTGGCGGGTCATCCCGCTGGATAGGCATGGAGCCCCGCATCACTTCCGGCTTCCTTGTCCACAAGGTCACATCCCTCAAGCCTGATACCGAGACTGGCGCCGAACGCGCTGCATTCCAACCCCTCATCACCCCGAAAGGCCTTGCACGTCTGGCCGAAAAGAATATTGGAGCTTCACTGTGA
- a CDS encoding helix-turn-helix transcriptional regulator, with amino-acid sequence MSNMKTIRETVGITQAALALAVGLTQGAIAHYENDRRKPGLDECRRIVAALNATGADVSLDDVFPPLLAADSHQSGISQLSG; translated from the coding sequence ATGTCCAACATGAAGACGATCCGCGAAACGGTCGGCATAACCCAAGCCGCACTTGCGCTGGCGGTTGGCCTGACTCAAGGCGCAATCGCCCATTACGAAAACGACCGGCGCAAGCCTGGCTTGGATGAGTGCCGCCGCATTGTTGCTGCGCTTAACGCCACAGGGGCTGATGTGAGTTTGGACGATGTTTTTCCACCCTTACTGGCAGCTGATTCGCATCAGTCCGGAATAAGCCAATTATCCGGCTAA
- a CDS encoding LexA family transcriptional regulator: MKKWYELAKAKMKESGITQEKLAEHLGVTQGAVAHWMSGRREPSLDVIAGVLKYVGLPPMTVEVQKLANTEESNVKMVVQPSQTYRYPIISWVSAGSWEEAVQPYPDGFSDRYEISDYDSKGPAFWLEVKGDSMTSPNGVSVPEGMMILVDTEADVQPGKLVIAKLAASNEATFKKLVEDGGIRYLKPLNPAYKMVECDEQCRIVGVAVRMTGKL; this comes from the coding sequence ATGAAAAAATGGTATGAGCTGGCCAAAGCCAAGATGAAAGAATCGGGAATCACCCAAGAGAAGCTTGCAGAGCATCTCGGGGTGACTCAAGGCGCCGTGGCGCACTGGATGAGCGGCAGGCGTGAGCCGTCGCTGGATGTCATCGCGGGCGTCCTCAAATACGTTGGTCTGCCACCGATGACTGTTGAAGTGCAGAAACTGGCGAATACCGAAGAATCCAACGTAAAGATGGTCGTTCAGCCATCCCAGACTTATCGCTATCCGATCATCAGCTGGGTTTCCGCTGGATCTTGGGAAGAAGCAGTGCAGCCCTACCCCGATGGCTTTTCAGATCGGTACGAAATCTCGGATTATGACTCGAAGGGGCCAGCGTTCTGGCTGGAGGTCAAAGGCGACTCGATGACCTCGCCCAATGGCGTCAGCGTTCCGGAAGGAATGATGATCCTGGTCGATACCGAGGCAGATGTTCAGCCGGGAAAACTCGTGATTGCGAAACTAGCCGCCAGCAACGAAGCGACTTTCAAAAAGCTCGTGGAAGATGGCGGGATCAGATATCTAAAGCCGCTCAACCCCGCTTATAAGATGGTCGAGTGTGACGAGCAGTGCCGAATTGTCGGTGTCGCTGTCCGCATGACAGGGAAGCTGTAG
- a CDS encoding DUF1654 domain-containing protein, producing MAISSTATPASPTSYELVGRRIQRVVADPSVQKIQAVTVSRREDEPPDAWARVLDDLEATDGVEVDRLTDGSVRIGWKRYIDN from the coding sequence ATGGCTATCAGCAGTACAGCTACACCCGCATCGCCAACTTCTTACGAGCTGGTCGGCCGGCGAATTCAGCGTGTCGTCGCAGACCCTAGCGTTCAGAAAATCCAGGCCGTCACCGTCAGCCGCCGAGAAGATGAGCCGCCAGACGCTTGGGCGCGCGTGCTTGACGACCTCGAAGCAACGGATGGAGTGGAGGTCGACCGCCTTACAGATGGGTCAGTTCGGATCGGGTGGAAGCGGTACATCGACAATTGA
- a CDS encoding helix-turn-helix domain-containing protein — MERTLINGTWKGELGLGLAPRELEFVLSVAQGQTAKQIAKSCGISPGTVVKRLSSAMLKLGVTRQTAMVAEAIRRRIITPVCIALAPAIVIHAGYIASGRQTGDPILPDESEDGIFLA, encoded by the coding sequence ATGGAACGAACATTGATCAACGGCACATGGAAAGGCGAGCTGGGACTTGGGCTCGCTCCGCGGGAACTGGAGTTTGTACTTTCAGTAGCCCAAGGCCAGACAGCTAAACAAATTGCAAAGAGTTGCGGGATCTCGCCAGGGACCGTAGTGAAAAGACTTTCAAGCGCAATGCTAAAGCTCGGAGTGACCCGACAAACCGCAATGGTCGCCGAGGCAATACGCCGGAGGATCATCACGCCGGTATGCATTGCGCTGGCTCCGGCAATCGTCATCCATGCCGGATATATAGCTTCGGGACGTCAAACGGGCGACCCGATCCTGCCAGATGAAAGCGAAGACGGGATTTTCCTAGCCTGA
- a CDS encoding tellurite resistance TerB family protein — protein MLGKLFGKKTGQARAAVAKLANRDLMEAVVYGAIYVAAADGDLEESELSKVETILSNNPSLQGFGAELSNTIDRAKTDFKSGARILRQNAEKELGDLAHSPAEALTVLNIMLTVAEADGEIEPTEMVALERSAKLLGLNLKDHL, from the coding sequence ATGTTAGGCAAATTGTTCGGCAAGAAAACCGGTCAGGCTCGCGCCGCAGTGGCCAAGCTGGCAAACCGCGATCTGATGGAGGCTGTGGTTTACGGAGCAATCTACGTCGCTGCAGCTGATGGCGACCTCGAGGAAAGCGAACTGAGCAAGGTTGAGACCATTCTCAGCAACAACCCATCGCTTCAAGGCTTCGGTGCAGAGCTGTCGAACACCATCGACCGCGCCAAGACTGACTTCAAGTCAGGTGCGCGCATCCTGCGCCAAAACGCGGAGAAAGAACTTGGTGACCTAGCTCACAGCCCTGCTGAGGCGCTGACAGTGCTCAACATCATGCTCACCGTGGCAGAAGCTGACGGCGAGATCGAACCGACAGAAATGGTAGCGCTTGAGCGTAGCGCCAAGTTGCTCGGACTCAACCTTAAAGACCACCTGTAA
- a CDS encoding DUF2303 family protein, producing the protein MSLTPEAIQLITNTALIATGKPLGTFMPTAILPEGAKIFDLERFAAGRSRFRGTFSTNSLLDFGKYVTDRAVVNAQGFIDQDEMSCLVMFNIGDAANPGHADDRAALKLKPTAGYKAVREIGGRTLSQRELSDWIEDWNASLTAVGEDLQDISIVKAIAAVRTITIKASSESDHTVRETGASRSAMDAIEASSKETLPTSLVFSVVPFEGLSVREIVLRISVITSGAQPALKLRWIGEEVQREEIAQEFKSVLEAQVGEAAKLALGTFSPN; encoded by the coding sequence ATGTCCCTCACCCCTGAAGCAATTCAACTGATCACCAACACCGCGCTGATCGCCACCGGCAAACCGCTGGGTACGTTCATGCCGACCGCCATTCTTCCGGAAGGCGCCAAGATCTTTGACCTGGAGCGCTTCGCCGCTGGCCGCAGCCGCTTCCGTGGCACCTTCTCCACAAACTCCCTGCTGGACTTCGGTAAGTACGTCACCGACCGAGCCGTGGTAAATGCTCAAGGCTTCATTGATCAGGACGAAATGTCCTGCCTGGTGATGTTCAACATCGGCGACGCCGCGAACCCTGGTCACGCCGACGACCGCGCGGCGCTGAAGCTAAAACCCACGGCTGGTTACAAGGCAGTTCGGGAGATTGGCGGGCGCACCCTATCGCAGAGGGAATTGAGCGACTGGATCGAGGACTGGAACGCGTCGCTGACGGCTGTCGGTGAGGACCTGCAGGACATCAGTATCGTGAAGGCGATCGCAGCAGTGCGCACCATCACCATCAAGGCATCGTCGGAAAGCGATCATACCGTGCGTGAGACCGGCGCCAGCCGCAGCGCGATGGACGCTATCGAGGCCAGCAGCAAAGAAACGCTGCCTACTTCCTTGGTGTTCTCGGTGGTGCCGTTCGAAGGCCTCAGCGTGCGCGAAATCGTGCTGCGTATCTCGGTCATCACCAGCGGCGCGCAACCAGCGCTGAAGCTGCGCTGGATCGGCGAAGAGGTTCAGCGCGAGGAGATCGCCCAGGAGTTCAAGTCGGTGCTCGAAGCTCAAGTAGGTGAGGCGGCCAAGCTGGCACTTGGCACATTCAGCCCGAACTGA